One window of the Rhizobiaceae bacterium genome contains the following:
- a CDS encoding pyridoxal phosphate-dependent aminotransferase, giving the protein MLQTVPAFDRLGEENAFAVLARATALAAEGRDIVNLGIGQPDFKTPPHIVEAAIKALRDGHHGYTPATGLLATREAVVRRTLALTGVEVSPENVMILPGGKPTMYAAIIMFGEPGAEILYPDPGFPIYRSMIEFTGAKPVPIPIREENGFAFSAEETLALITPKTRLIILNSPANPTGGVTPRIEIEKLVKGLGKHPDVAIMSDEIYDVMTYDGEKHVSLLTFPEIRDRLIVLNGWSKTWAMTGWRMGWSIWPNTASSNHLYDKVRKLAVNCWSCVNAPSQFAGIAAIDGPQDEVEAMMKAFDRRRKVVVEGLNKLPGVSCITPKGAFYAFPNVAQTGWKAKQLASALLDRAGVALIGGPDFGILGEGYIRLSYANSEENILRALDRMGDFLQSEKAPQAA; this is encoded by the coding sequence ATGCTCCAAACAGTGCCGGCCTTCGATCGACTCGGCGAGGAGAACGCCTTCGCGGTTCTGGCGCGCGCGACGGCGCTTGCGGCCGAAGGCAGGGACATCGTCAACCTCGGCATCGGCCAGCCCGACTTCAAGACGCCGCCCCACATCGTCGAGGCGGCGATCAAGGCCCTGCGCGACGGCCATCACGGCTACACGCCGGCCACCGGCCTCCTCGCCACGCGCGAGGCCGTCGTACGCCGGACGCTGGCGCTCACCGGCGTCGAGGTGTCGCCGGAGAACGTGATGATCCTGCCCGGCGGCAAGCCGACCATGTATGCCGCCATCATCATGTTCGGCGAGCCCGGCGCGGAAATCCTCTATCCCGATCCCGGATTTCCAATCTACCGCTCGATGATCGAGTTCACCGGGGCCAAACCCGTCCCGATCCCGATCCGTGAGGAGAACGGCTTCGCCTTTTCGGCCGAGGAGACGCTGGCGCTTATCACGCCGAAGACACGGCTCATCATCCTGAATTCTCCCGCAAACCCGACCGGCGGCGTGACGCCGCGCATCGAGATCGAAAAGCTCGTGAAGGGCCTCGGGAAGCATCCCGACGTCGCCATCATGTCGGACGAGATCTACGACGTGATGACCTATGACGGCGAAAAGCACGTCTCGCTGCTGACCTTCCCCGAGATCCGCGACCGGTTGATCGTGCTCAACGGATGGTCCAAGACCTGGGCGATGACCGGCTGGCGCATGGGCTGGTCGATCTGGCCGAACACTGCGTCGAGCAACCATCTCTACGACAAGGTGCGCAAGCTGGCCGTGAACTGCTGGTCCTGCGTCAACGCGCCGAGCCAGTTCGCCGGCATCGCCGCGATCGACGGACCGCAGGACGAGGTGGAGGCCATGATGAAGGCTTTCGACCGCCGCAGGAAAGTGGTGGTCGAAGGATTGAACAAGCTGCCCGGCGTATCCTGCATCACGCCGAAGGGCGCGTTCTATGCGTTTCCGAATGTCGCCCAGACGGGCTGGAAGGCAAAGCAACTCGCCTCGGCCCTGCTGGACAGGGCTGGCGTCGCGCTCATCGGCGGCCCCGACTTCGGCATTCTCGGCGAGGGCTACATCCGGCTATCATACGCCAATTCGGAGGAGAACATCCTCAGGGCGCTCGACCGGATGGGCGATTTCCTGCAGAGCGAAAAGGCGCCGCAGGCCGCCTGA
- a CDS encoding 2-dehydro-3-deoxy-phosphogluconate aldolase encodes MPNKTDALLSLLAGQPVIPVIKIEEVEKAVPLARALAKGGLRAIEITLRTPAALDAIRRVAAEVEEAIVGAGTILNPKRFNEAAKAGSRFIVSPGITQNLLSAAADSEVPLLPGAITPGEMMMALDAGLDFLKFFPAEQSGGIDFLKALASPFNGLRFCPTSGISAKNAAEYLAQPNVVCVGGSWVAPDALIKAGDWAEIEALARAADALRRAA; translated from the coding sequence ATGCCCAACAAGACCGATGCTTTGCTTTCCCTGCTTGCCGGGCAGCCTGTGATTCCCGTGATCAAGATCGAGGAGGTCGAGAAGGCCGTGCCGTTGGCCCGGGCGCTGGCGAAGGGCGGCCTGCGGGCCATCGAGATCACGCTGCGCACGCCGGCGGCACTGGACGCCATCCGCCGCGTCGCGGCCGAGGTAGAGGAAGCGATCGTCGGCGCGGGCACGATCCTCAATCCGAAACGGTTCAACGAGGCGGCGAAGGCGGGCTCGCGCTTCATCGTCAGCCCCGGCATCACCCAGAACCTGCTTTCGGCCGCCGCCGACAGCGAGGTGCCGCTGCTTCCCGGTGCGATAACGCCGGGCGAGATGATGATGGCGCTCGATGCCGGGCTCGATTTTCTAAAGTTCTTTCCGGCTGAGCAATCGGGCGGCATCGATTTCCTCAAGGCGTTGGCGTCGCCTTTCAACGGCCTGCGCTTCTGCCCGACAAGCGGCATTTCGGCGAAAAACGCCGCCGAATATCTCGCGCAGCCCAACGTCGTCTGCGTCGGCGGCTCCTGGGTGGCGCCGGACGCGCTGATCAAGGCCGGAGACTGGGCGGAGATCGAAGCGCTTGCGCGCGCCGCGGACGCGCTGCGCAGGGCCGCATAG
- a CDS encoding cation diffusion facilitator family transporter: MLKRDRVDSMAHSHGGHHHGHDDGHDHGHVHEKPGAGHSHAGHSHGSGAHVHENTDRRRVLIAATLTGGFMIAEALGGWITGSLALVADAGHMLTDSIALWLAWYAFRLGDRPATKRMSYGFGRVKTLVAYTNGITIFAVAVWICYEAVVRFMAPPPVLAGPMLVVAVAGLLVNIAGFAVLHGGDRTSLNMRGALLHVMGDMLGSAAAIAAALVILATGWTPIDPILSVLVAVLILSTAWRLMKEAAHVLLEGAPAHLDRDEIVADLESSITGVREVHHVHVWSIDGSSSMATLHARLAEGTSPQGAVAAIKARLATRHGISHATVEPEYGQCADARPEHLH, translated from the coding sequence ATGCTCAAGCGCGACAGAGTGGACAGCATGGCGCATTCGCACGGCGGACATCATCACGGTCACGATGACGGTCACGACCACGGCCACGTCCACGAGAAACCGGGCGCGGGCCACTCGCATGCAGGGCACAGTCATGGCTCCGGTGCCCATGTCCACGAGAACACAGACCGCAGGCGCGTGCTCATCGCCGCGACCCTGACCGGCGGCTTCATGATCGCCGAGGCGCTCGGGGGCTGGATCACCGGCTCACTGGCGCTGGTGGCTGATGCCGGCCACATGCTGACCGATTCGATCGCGCTGTGGCTCGCCTGGTATGCGTTCCGCCTCGGCGACCGTCCGGCGACGAAGCGGATGAGCTACGGCTTCGGCCGCGTGAAGACGCTGGTCGCCTATACGAACGGCATCACCATCTTCGCCGTGGCGGTCTGGATCTGCTACGAGGCCGTCGTGCGTTTCATGGCGCCGCCTCCGGTGCTCGCAGGTCCGATGCTGGTCGTGGCGGTGGCCGGATTGCTCGTCAATATCGCAGGGTTCGCGGTGCTGCATGGGGGCGACCGCACCAGCCTCAACATGCGCGGCGCCCTGCTGCATGTGATGGGCGACATGCTGGGTTCGGCCGCGGCGATCGCGGCCGCGCTGGTCATCCTCGCCACCGGCTGGACGCCGATCGATCCGATCCTTTCGGTGCTTGTCGCCGTGCTCATCCTGTCGACTGCATGGCGGCTGATGAAGGAGGCTGCTCACGTGCTTCTCGAAGGCGCGCCGGCCCATCTCGACCGCGACGAGATCGTGGCCGATCTCGAAAGCTCGATCACCGGCGTGCGGGAGGTCCATCACGTGCATGTCTGGTCGATCGATGGATCGAGCAGCATGGCGACGCTCCATGCGCGTCTGGCCGAGGGGACGAGCCCGCAGGGAGCGGTGGCCGCCATCAAGGCGCGGCTGGCGACCCGCCACGGCATCTCGCATGCGACGGTCGAGCCCGAATACGGGCAGTGCGCCGATGCGCGGCCGGAACATCTTCACTGA
- a CDS encoding SDR family oxidoreductase encodes MAGRLKGKIAVVTAAGQGIGRAIAELFVAEGATVYASDIQRDKLDGLARAKKAKLDVLSTRAVEAYAAKVGEIDILVNVAGYVHHGTVLTTTDKDWDFSFDLNVKSMHRTIKAFLPGMLARAKAGGKTSSIVNVASGASSIRGIPNRYAYGASKAAVIGLTKAVAADYIRDGVRCNAIAPGTFKSPSWEHRVETLGKEWGSKDKAMEMFVQRQPMGRVGDAIEIAPVVVYLASDEAAFTTGTVINVDGGFSL; translated from the coding sequence ATGGCTGGAAGGTTGAAGGGAAAGATTGCCGTCGTCACGGCGGCGGGGCAGGGCATCGGCCGTGCGATCGCGGAACTGTTCGTGGCCGAGGGCGCGACCGTCTACGCTTCGGATATCCAGCGCGACAAGCTCGACGGTCTCGCGCGCGCCAAGAAGGCGAAGCTCGACGTGCTTTCCACCAGGGCAGTGGAAGCCTATGCGGCGAAAGTCGGCGAGATCGACATACTGGTCAACGTCGCCGGCTACGTGCATCACGGCACCGTGCTGACCACGACCGACAAGGACTGGGACTTCTCGTTCGATCTCAACGTCAAGTCGATGCATCGCACCATCAAGGCCTTCCTGCCCGGCATGCTGGCGCGCGCCAAGGCCGGCGGCAAGACCTCTTCCATCGTCAATGTTGCTTCCGGTGCGTCCTCGATCCGCGGCATTCCCAACCGCTACGCGTACGGCGCCAGCAAGGCGGCGGTCATCGGCCTGACCAAGGCCGTCGCGGCCGACTACATCCGCGACGGCGTCCGCTGCAACGCCATCGCCCCCGGCACCTTCAAGTCGCCCTCCTGGGAGCACCGCGTCGAGACGCTCGGCAAGGAATGGGGCAGCAAGGACAAGGCAATGGAGATGTTCGTCCAGCGCCAGCCCATGGGCCGTGTCGGCGACGCCATCGAAATCGCGCCTGTCGTCGTCTATCTGGCGTCCGACGAGGCCGCGTTCACGACCGGCACCGTCATCAACGTCGACGGCGGCTTCTCGCTGTAA
- a CDS encoding rhodanese-related sulfurtransferase — protein MNPSPPDTPLLVAALYRFARLDAYRDMRAPLAAFCCGRGIKGTLLLAAEGVNGTVAGTEGAIGELVEHLESVPELAGLEVKYSRAAEMPFHRMKVRLKKEIVTMGVEGVDPLASVGTYVEPADWNALIADPQTVVVDTRNDYEVSLGTFRGAVDPETRSFTEFPVWAKRNLDALQGRKVAMFCTGGIRCEKATAYMKSIGVEEVFHLKGGILKYLETVEPQASLWDGECFVFDERVSVKHGLEAGEASLCRACRHPLTAQDRASPDYVEGISCSHCRQERSEADRARYAERHRQVALAAARGGKPHVGS, from the coding sequence ATGAATCCATCCCCGCCGGATACGCCGCTCCTCGTCGCTGCGCTCTATCGTTTCGCGCGTCTCGACGCCTATCGGGATATGCGTGCGCCGCTTGCCGCCTTCTGCTGCGGTCGTGGAATCAAGGGCACGCTGCTGCTTGCGGCGGAAGGCGTCAATGGAACTGTCGCCGGTACGGAAGGGGCCATCGGCGAACTCGTCGAGCATCTGGAGTCTGTCCCGGAACTCGCAGGGCTGGAAGTGAAATACAGCCGGGCCGCCGAGATGCCTTTCCACCGCATGAAAGTGCGGCTGAAGAAGGAAATCGTGACGATGGGCGTCGAGGGCGTCGACCCGCTGGCAAGCGTCGGCACCTATGTCGAGCCCGCCGACTGGAACGCGCTGATCGCCGATCCGCAGACGGTGGTCGTCGATACGCGCAACGATTACGAAGTATCGCTCGGCACGTTTCGCGGCGCGGTCGATCCGGAGACGCGCAGCTTCACCGAGTTTCCGGTTTGGGCGAAGCGGAATCTCGATGCGCTGCAGGGCCGCAAGGTCGCGATGTTCTGCACCGGCGGCATACGCTGCGAGAAGGCGACGGCCTACATGAAATCGATCGGCGTCGAGGAGGTGTTCCATCTCAAGGGGGGCATCCTCAAGTATCTCGAGACGGTCGAGCCGCAAGCGAGCCTCTGGGACGGCGAGTGCTTCGTCTTCGACGAGCGCGTCTCCGTGAAGCATGGACTGGAGGCGGGCGAGGCGTCCCTGTGCCGGGCGTGCCGCCATCCGCTGACCGCGCAGGACAGGGCGTCTCCCGACTATGTCGAGGGGATTTCCTGCTCCCATTGCCGGCAGGAGCGCAGTGAGGCTGACCGTGCCCGCTATGCCGAGCGTCACCGGCAGGTCGCGCTTGCCGCGGCGCGCGGCGGAAAGCCTCACGTCGGCAGTTGA
- a CDS encoding peptide deformylase — MAVRPIVTFPDPCLRIVAEPVTAFDDALGVLADDLLDTMRAAPGIGITGPHIGVSKRVVVLQLSAAEPVRVYVNPVIVWSSDEKIRHTEGSISMPGVTEEIERAARVRVTYRKLDGSEETEDAEGLLAVCHQHEIDQLDGIFWLHRLSQLKRERLVKRFQKLGKRA; from the coding sequence TTGGCAGTCCGGCCGATCGTGACGTTTCCCGATCCGTGTCTGCGGATCGTCGCGGAGCCTGTCACCGCATTCGACGATGCGCTGGGCGTCCTCGCCGACGATCTGCTCGACACGATGCGGGCAGCACCTGGCATCGGCATAACGGGACCGCATATCGGCGTTTCGAAACGCGTGGTGGTGCTGCAGCTTTCGGCGGCCGAGCCGGTGCGGGTCTATGTGAATCCCGTGATCGTCTGGTCTTCCGATGAGAAGATCCGTCACACGGAAGGCAGCATTTCCATGCCCGGTGTGACCGAGGAGATCGAGCGTGCTGCGCGCGTGCGCGTCACCTATCGGAAACTCGATGGATCGGAGGAGACCGAGGATGCGGAGGGTCTGCTGGCCGTCTGCCACCAGCACGAGATCGATCAGCTCGACGGCATCTTCTGGCTCCATCGGCTCTCGCAGCTGAAACGCGAGCGCCTCGTCAAGCGCTTCCAGAAACTCGGAAAGCGCGCATAG
- a CDS encoding nickel/cobalt transporter, which yields MNKTFARAVFGLLLVSYVLSLLLTRAHASSLGIGANEAVLPSTGYFSGLMNWINTQQQGFYRSLTGALKSMRDGGGGFWALVGLSFAYGIFHAAGPGHGKAVISSYMLANEVALRRGVMLSFVSAFLQAITAVVMMAAVFLLLRGTAVSMTDATRFLEIASYALITVFGAWLLWKKAWPRLAGLFGRNPALSLSAAHAHTHHHGHRHDHGHHHHAHDEHHDHASCSHDHGHHDAGHAGHAHAETPQGNQPISLRTLFASHDHHHDAGEVCSTCGHSHAPDPKMLSGDRFDWRTAWSAVAAVGIRPCSGALIVLTFAFLNGLWVGGLLSVFAMAVGTAITVSVLATIAVTAKNWAVAMAGDGRAGNRIHAAIEIAGAGFVFVIGLLLLTASLNA from the coding sequence ATGAACAAGACCTTTGCACGCGCCGTCTTCGGCCTTCTGCTCGTCAGCTATGTTCTCAGCCTGCTGCTGACCCGGGCGCATGCCAGTTCGCTGGGCATCGGCGCCAACGAGGCGGTGCTTCCCTCCACCGGCTACTTTTCCGGGCTGATGAACTGGATCAACACCCAGCAGCAGGGCTTCTACCGCTCGCTGACGGGCGCTCTGAAATCGATGCGCGACGGCGGCGGCGGCTTCTGGGCGCTCGTCGGTCTTTCCTTCGCCTATGGCATCTTCCACGCGGCCGGTCCCGGACATGGCAAGGCTGTCATCTCGTCCTACATGCTGGCGAACGAGGTCGCGCTGCGGCGCGGTGTCATGCTCTCCTTCGTCTCGGCCTTCCTGCAGGCGATCACCGCCGTCGTCATGATGGCTGCCGTGTTCCTGCTGCTGAGAGGCACCGCCGTTTCGATGACGGACGCCACCCGTTTCCTCGAAATCGCCTCCTATGCGCTCATCACGGTGTTCGGCGCATGGCTGCTCTGGAAGAAAGCATGGCCTCGGCTCGCGGGGCTGTTCGGCCGCAACCCCGCCCTCAGCCTGTCGGCGGCGCATGCGCACACCCATCATCACGGCCACCGGCACGATCATGGACACCATCATCACGCGCATGACGAGCATCATGACCACGCGTCATGCTCGCATGATCACGGCCATCATGATGCAGGTCATGCAGGTCATGCGCATGCGGAAACGCCGCAAGGCAACCAGCCAATATCCCTGCGGACGCTCTTCGCATCCCACGACCATCATCACGACGCCGGCGAGGTCTGCTCCACCTGCGGCCACAGCCATGCGCCGGACCCGAAGATGCTCTCGGGCGACCGTTTCGACTGGCGCACGGCGTGGTCGGCGGTCGCCGCCGTCGGCATCCGCCCATGCTCCGGCGCGCTGATCGTGCTGACCTTCGCTTTCCTGAACGGCCTGTGGGTCGGCGGCCTGCTTTCGGTGTTCGCCATGGCCGTCGGCACGGCGATTACCGTATCCGTCCTGGCGACGATCGCCGTCACGGCGAAGAACTGGGCCGTCGCCATGGCAGGCGACGGCCGCGCCGGCAACCGTATCCACGCCGCGATCGAGATCGCAGGCGCCGGCTTCGTCTTCGTCATCGGCCTGCTGCTCCTGACCGCCAGCCTGAACGCCTGA
- a CDS encoding GNAT family N-acetyltransferase: MTDDLKNWQPRPRPERVVLEGRYVRLEPLAAQHGDGLYEAATVADAGQRFRWLFENAPDDRAAFDAWLEKSSASQDPLFFAVIDKASGRIAGRQTLMRIDPAFGVIEIGNIYWGPLVSRRPAATEAQFLFARYVFEDLGYRRYEWKCNNRNEPSKRAAERFGFQFEGIFRQHMVVKGENRDTAWYSIIDKEWPLLRQAYMDWLDPANFDADGNQKRRLEEFRVQAR; encoded by the coding sequence ATGACTGACGATCTTAAGAACTGGCAACCGCGCCCGCGTCCCGAACGGGTTGTCCTTGAAGGGCGCTATGTCCGTCTCGAACCGCTCGCGGCGCAGCATGGCGACGGACTCTACGAAGCCGCCACCGTCGCCGATGCCGGTCAGCGGTTCCGATGGCTGTTCGAAAACGCGCCGGACGATCGCGCCGCTTTCGATGCCTGGCTGGAAAAGTCGAGCGCGAGCCAGGACCCGCTGTTCTTCGCGGTGATCGACAAGGCGAGTGGCAGAATCGCGGGCCGCCAGACGCTGATGCGCATCGACCCGGCCTTTGGGGTGATCGAGATCGGCAACATCTACTGGGGTCCCCTGGTCTCGCGGCGCCCGGCGGCGACCGAGGCGCAGTTCCTGTTCGCCAGATATGTTTTCGAAGACCTCGGCTACCGTCGCTATGAGTGGAAATGCAACAATCGCAACGAACCGTCGAAAAGGGCCGCCGAACGCTTCGGCTTCCAGTTCGAGGGCATCTTCCGGCAGCACATGGTCGTCAAGGGCGAGAATCGCGATACGGCTTGGTATTCGATCATCGATAAGGAGTGGCCTTTGTTGCGCCAAGCCTATATGGACTGGCTCGATCCGGCCAATTTCGATGCGGACGGAAACCAGAAGCGCCGCCTTGAGGAGTTTCGCGTTCAGGCGCGGTAG
- a CDS encoding SDR family oxidoreductase: MRILMTGAAGMIGRKLTARLLKDGTLRGQKISALELHDIVPAPKPEAAGVEVTVHTGDMADEGAAATLVASRPDVIFHLAGVVSGEAEANFDLGYRVNLDGSKALFDAIRLAEGYTPRVVFSSSIAVYGGPFPDVIPDDFQQAPLSSYGVQKLMSELVLMDYTRRGFLDGIGIRLPTICVRPGKPNAAASGFFSGIIREPLAGQEALLPVPRDVVHTHASPRAAVGFLVHGAEIDGARVGPRRNITMPGVAVTVGEQIEALRRIAGEDVVKRIRDQHDEAVWALVKNWPTRFESRRARELGFKAESSFDEIIRAHIEDELGGKIA, translated from the coding sequence ATGCGTATTCTGATGACCGGTGCGGCCGGCATGATCGGCCGCAAGCTGACGGCGCGGCTGTTGAAGGACGGAACCCTGCGCGGACAGAAGATCAGCGCACTCGAGTTGCACGACATCGTGCCCGCTCCAAAGCCCGAGGCGGCCGGCGTCGAGGTGACGGTCCATACCGGCGACATGGCCGACGAGGGCGCAGCGGCCACGCTGGTTGCCTCGCGGCCGGATGTGATCTTCCACTTGGCCGGCGTCGTCTCAGGCGAAGCGGAAGCTAATTTCGATCTCGGATATCGCGTCAACCTCGACGGATCGAAGGCTTTGTTCGATGCAATCCGCCTCGCCGAAGGTTATACGCCGCGCGTCGTCTTCTCTTCTTCGATCGCCGTCTATGGCGGGCCGTTCCCGGACGTCATTCCGGACGATTTCCAGCAGGCGCCGCTGTCGTCCTATGGCGTGCAGAAGCTGATGAGCGAACTCGTCCTGATGGACTACACGCGCCGAGGCTTCCTCGACGGCATCGGCATACGCCTGCCCACCATCTGCGTGCGGCCGGGCAAGCCGAACGCTGCGGCTTCCGGCTTTTTCTCCGGCATCATCCGCGAGCCGCTCGCCGGGCAGGAGGCGCTGCTGCCGGTGCCGCGCGATGTCGTCCATACCCATGCCAGCCCGCGCGCGGCGGTGGGTTTCCTCGTCCATGGCGCGGAAATCGACGGCGCCAGGGTGGGACCGCGCCGGAACATCACCATGCCGGGCGTGGCGGTGACAGTCGGCGAGCAGATCGAGGCGCTGCGCCGCATCGCGGGCGAGGATGTGGTGAAGCGAATCCGCGATCAGCATGACGAGGCTGTATGGGCGCTCGTCAAGAACTGGCCGACCCGCTTCGAGAGCAGGCGCGCGCGCGAACTCGGCTTCAAGGCGGAGTCGAGCTTCGACGAGATCATCAGGGCGCATATCGAGGACGAACTGGGCGGCAAGATCGCCTGA
- a CDS encoding tellurite resistance TerB family protein, with the protein MLDPKKLLNDLLGSQLPGSGGSVRDGATKVQQMAKDNPLATGALVAVLLGTRTGRNLAGTAIKLGGLAAIGSVAYNAYKNYRDGNNPAQTTEKQPELLPPPADTDFHPSQAPQGEAEFALTLVRAMIAAANADGHIDETERKRIADKLSLAGVGAEAEAFLLKEIQNPWSIDQLVAAAQTEAQRVELYTASRLTIEPDTRTERGYLDLLAGRLNLPDALIDHVEATIVSATTIQTGSAGPADATSSGPAPTSVPNVNPRW; encoded by the coding sequence ATGCTCGATCCCAAGAAACTGCTCAACGACCTGCTCGGCTCGCAGCTTCCCGGAAGCGGCGGCAGCGTCAGGGACGGCGCAACGAAGGTGCAGCAGATGGCGAAGGACAACCCTCTGGCTACCGGCGCGCTTGTCGCCGTGCTGCTCGGCACCAGGACCGGGCGTAATCTGGCCGGAACGGCGATCAAGCTGGGCGGCCTCGCGGCTATCGGCAGCGTCGCCTACAACGCCTACAAGAACTACCGCGACGGCAACAATCCCGCGCAGACCACGGAGAAGCAGCCGGAACTCCTGCCGCCGCCTGCCGATACCGACTTCCATCCGTCGCAGGCGCCGCAAGGCGAGGCCGAATTCGCGCTGACGCTTGTGCGGGCGATGATCGCCGCCGCGAATGCGGACGGGCATATCGATGAGACCGAACGCAAGCGCATCGCCGACAAGCTGAGCCTCGCCGGTGTCGGCGCGGAGGCCGAGGCGTTCCTGCTCAAGGAAATCCAGAACCCCTGGTCCATCGACCAACTGGTCGCGGCCGCGCAGACGGAAGCCCAGCGCGTTGAACTTTACACCGCCTCGCGGCTGACCATCGAGCCCGATACCCGGACGGAGCGCGGCTATCTCGATCTTCTTGCCGGACGACTTAACCTTCCGGACGCGCTTATCGACCATGTGGAGGCGACGATCGTGTCCGCCACGACCATCCAGACTGGGTCGGCAGGACCAGCGGACGCTACATCTTCCGGCCCGGCGCCGACCTCGGTGCCTAACGTCAATCCGCGCTGGTAG
- a CDS encoding N-acetylmuramidase domain-containing protein, with the protein MFDDEVLKAVDIMAGRLGVEAAALLAIAEVESGGQAFATVGGRPEPLIRFEGHYFDQRLTGAKREQARAAGLASPVAGAIANPATQAGRWRLLRAAAAIDHAAAHEAVSWGLGQVMGAHWRWLGFPHIDAFVAEARSGIAGQITLMCLYVEKAGLSGAIRRLDWAAFARAYNGPAYAKHGYHTKIAAAYERYRNSGGATKSRESEASTGTATPIDTVDLQRMLSAAGYPVEADGLMGPLTRKAIRGFQADSGLDVDGIPGPKTLAALRRAIPFGVGGAGIWNRVVRFLAALFGRS; encoded by the coding sequence ATGTTCGATGACGAGGTCCTGAAAGCGGTCGACATCATGGCTGGACGGCTCGGCGTCGAAGCAGCCGCGCTGCTGGCCATCGCCGAGGTGGAAAGCGGCGGACAAGCCTTCGCCACGGTGGGCGGACGGCCGGAACCACTGATCCGCTTCGAAGGACATTATTTCGATCAGCGCCTGACGGGTGCGAAACGCGAACAGGCGCGCGCGGCGGGATTGGCATCCCCGGTCGCAGGCGCGATCGCGAATCCCGCTACGCAGGCCGGCCGCTGGCGGCTTCTGCGGGCTGCCGCCGCCATCGACCATGCTGCCGCGCACGAAGCCGTCTCATGGGGTCTGGGACAGGTCATGGGCGCGCATTGGCGATGGCTCGGCTTTCCCCACATCGACGCGTTCGTCGCCGAGGCGCGAAGCGGTATCGCGGGGCAGATCACGCTGATGTGCCTTTACGTCGAGAAAGCCGGACTCTCCGGTGCGATCCGTCGACTGGACTGGGCCGCCTTCGCGCGCGCCTATAACGGTCCCGCCTACGCGAAGCACGGCTATCATACGAAGATCGCCGCAGCATATGAGCGGTATCGAAATTCTGGCGGTGCAACGAAGTCGCGTGAAAGCGAAGCTTCCACCGGCACCGCCACACCGATCGATACCGTCGACCTCCAGCGCATGCTTTCGGCCGCCGGCTATCCTGTCGAGGCCGATGGCCTCATGGGGCCGCTGACACGCAAGGCGATTCGCGGCTTTCAGGCCGACAGCGGCCTCGACGTGGACGGCATCCCCGGCCCGAAGACGCTTGCCGCGCTCCGCCGCGCGATACCCTTTGGCGTGGGCGGGGCGGGCATCTGGAATCGTGTCGTCCGCTTCCTCGCGGCACTGTTCGGCAGAAGCTAA
- a CDS encoding SDR family oxidoreductase: MGNGKTAIVTGAGSGVGKATAATLLRNGWNTVFVGRRQAALDEAVKAAGEASGKALAISCDVSKSPEVEAMFDKVVEAFGRVDLLFNNAGTGFKASTPDEIPVEAWENTVAANLNGSFYCARAAFRVMRAQKPQGGRIINNGSVSAYAPRPGSAPYTATKHAITGLTKSLALDGRPFDIACGQIDIGNALTEMAHAMTLGVPQANGTIAVEPTIDVQRVADSVLHMANMPLDTNVLFMNVMATKMPFVGRG, encoded by the coding sequence ATGGGAAACGGCAAGACAGCGATCGTCACGGGAGCCGGCAGCGGGGTCGGCAAGGCCACGGCGGCGACGCTTCTCAGAAACGGCTGGAACACCGTCTTCGTGGGACGGCGGCAGGCGGCGCTCGATGAGGCCGTAAAGGCGGCAGGCGAGGCTTCCGGAAAGGCGCTGGCGATCTCCTGCGACGTGTCGAAATCGCCCGAGGTCGAAGCGATGTTCGACAAAGTGGTCGAAGCCTTCGGCCGGGTGGATCTGCTCTTCAACAATGCCGGCACCGGGTTCAAGGCATCGACCCCGGACGAAATCCCGGTCGAGGCGTGGGAGAACACGGTTGCCGCCAATCTCAACGGCTCGTTCTATTGCGCCCGGGCGGCTTTCCGCGTGATGCGCGCGCAGAAACCGCAAGGTGGCCGCATCATCAACAACGGCTCGGTCTCGGCCTATGCGCCGCGCCCCGGCTCGGCTCCCTATACGGCGACAAAGCACGCCATAACCGGTCTCACCAAATCGCTGGCGCTCGACGGCAGGCCGTTCGACATCGCCTGCGGCCAGATCGACATCGGCAACGCGCTCACCGAAATGGCGCATGCGATGACGCTGGGCGTGCCGCAGGCCAATGGCACGATCGCGGTCGAGCCGACCATCGATGTGCAGCGTGTCGCCGATTCCGTGCTGCACATGGCGAACATGCCGCTCGACACGAACGTGCTGTTCATGAACGTGATGGCGACCAAGATGCCGTTCGTGGGGCGGGGGTAA